Proteins from a single region of Haloterrigena alkaliphila:
- a CDS encoding GNAT family N-acetyltransferase encodes MTANACTGWDNTGCEGTEYCPPRCPRFVDRQGTALLIRPYDPDRYDALVAMYESIQTSTMGLPPSRRETLERWIHGLAADGWNLLATLGDDVVGHVAVVPADATDPEFVIFVHPEFQDRGIGTELLQQVVAYADDRNYDELNLNVSREQRRAIAVYEKVGFDVTATNQMDLEMRLPLADERVAAVQKPPATRDR; translated from the coding sequence ATGACTGCAAACGCGTGTACTGGCTGGGACAACACCGGGTGCGAGGGGACCGAGTACTGTCCGCCCCGCTGCCCGCGGTTCGTCGATCGGCAGGGTACGGCCCTGTTGATTCGCCCGTACGATCCCGACCGGTACGACGCGCTGGTCGCGATGTACGAGTCCATCCAGACGTCGACGATGGGGCTCCCACCGAGCAGACGGGAGACCCTCGAGCGGTGGATTCACGGACTCGCGGCCGACGGCTGGAACCTGCTCGCGACGCTCGGCGACGACGTCGTCGGCCACGTAGCCGTCGTCCCGGCCGACGCCACCGACCCGGAGTTCGTCATCTTCGTCCACCCCGAGTTCCAGGATCGCGGCATCGGCACGGAACTGCTACAGCAGGTCGTCGCCTACGCCGACGATCGGAACTACGACGAACTGAACCTCAACGTCTCCCGGGAGCAACGCCGCGCGATCGCCGTCTACGAGAAGGTCGGGTTCGACGTGACCGCCACCAACCAGATGGATCTAGAGATGCGGTTACCACTGGCCGACGAGCGGGTCGCAGCTGTCCAAAAACCGCCGGCGACCCGCGACCGATAG
- a CDS encoding maleate cis-trans isomerase family protein, with protein sequence MSDSFRVGLIVPSSNVTMETEIPAMLRARPDHYGETFTFHSSRMRMQSVTQEELERMDEQSEDCATLLSDARCDVLAYACLIGIMAQGPGYHEESESTLHQRTVENDADAPVVTSAGALVRALERLEAEEIALIAPYVEELTQTVIDYFESAGVDVIDYETLECPDNLEVAQLDQRNLVSIADDLDTDAADALVLSSCVQMPSLNAIQAAEDRFGLPVFSAATATTYEILDHLEVSTQVPGAGRLLSGGLNR encoded by the coding sequence ATGAGCGACAGTTTTCGCGTCGGGCTGATCGTCCCGAGTTCGAACGTCACGATGGAGACGGAGATTCCGGCGATGCTGCGAGCGCGGCCGGACCACTACGGCGAGACGTTCACCTTCCACTCCAGTCGCATGCGGATGCAAAGCGTCACGCAGGAGGAACTCGAGCGCATGGACGAACAGTCCGAGGACTGTGCGACCCTGCTGTCGGACGCCCGCTGTGACGTCCTCGCCTACGCGTGTCTCATCGGGATCATGGCGCAGGGACCGGGCTACCACGAGGAGAGCGAGTCGACGCTCCACCAGCGGACCGTCGAGAACGACGCCGACGCGCCCGTCGTGACCAGCGCCGGCGCGCTCGTCCGCGCCCTCGAGCGCCTGGAGGCCGAGGAGATCGCGCTGATCGCGCCGTACGTCGAGGAGCTCACGCAGACGGTGATCGACTACTTCGAGAGTGCCGGCGTCGACGTAATCGACTACGAGACCCTCGAGTGTCCCGACAACCTCGAGGTCGCCCAGTTGGACCAGCGGAACCTCGTGAGCATCGCGGACGACCTCGACACCGACGCCGCCGACGCCCTCGTCCTCTCGTCGTGCGTCCAGATGCCGTCGCTGAACGCGATCCAGGCCGCGGAGGACCGGTTCGGCCTGCCGGTCTTCTCCGCGGCGACCGCGACCACCTACGAGATCCTCGACCACCTCGAGGTCAGCACCCAGGTACCCGGTGCGGGGCGACTCCTATCCGGCGGCCTCAACCGGTGA
- a CDS encoding IclR family transcriptional regulator, whose translation MSSDDDSRRIRSADRVFDILEHLRATGGSTVSATAEAVGLSPGTAHTYLSTLESRGVVRKDDGAYRLGLELLPYGDHVRIQNELYRAAKAEIHRLAHDTDACAHLMTEHDGRLLVLQEAFGENAIGTDFHPQKRDSPQSLLHCTAAGKAILAHLPDYRVAQIIEDHGLVSYTSSTITDESELVAELEAVRERGFALNDQEHMQGLRGVGTPIRYDGGRVLGAISLSGSASNWSGARFREALSEKVMRAANAIEVNLHSNRSDADRPSV comes from the coding sequence ATGAGTTCGGACGACGACTCACGGCGGATTCGATCCGCGGACAGGGTGTTCGATATCCTCGAGCACCTGCGGGCGACGGGCGGGTCGACGGTCTCGGCCACCGCCGAGGCCGTCGGACTCTCGCCGGGGACCGCTCACACCTACCTCTCGACGCTCGAGTCCCGCGGCGTCGTCCGGAAGGACGACGGGGCGTATCGGCTCGGCCTCGAGTTGCTGCCCTACGGGGATCACGTTCGCATTCAGAACGAACTCTACCGCGCGGCCAAGGCGGAGATCCACCGGCTGGCCCACGATACCGACGCCTGCGCACACCTCATGACGGAGCACGACGGTCGACTGCTCGTGCTCCAGGAGGCCTTCGGCGAGAACGCGATCGGGACGGACTTTCACCCGCAAAAACGGGACAGTCCCCAGTCCCTCCTGCACTGCACCGCCGCGGGGAAGGCGATCCTCGCCCACCTCCCCGACTACCGCGTCGCGCAGATTATCGAGGACCACGGCCTCGTCTCCTACACGTCGTCGACGATCACGGACGAGTCCGAACTGGTCGCCGAACTCGAGGCCGTCAGGGAGCGCGGCTTCGCGCTGAACGATCAGGAGCACATGCAGGGGCTCCGCGGCGTCGGGACGCCGATCCGGTACGACGGCGGGCGCGTCCTCGGTGCGATCAGCCTCTCGGGGTCCGCGAGCAACTGGAGCGGCGCCCGATTCCGGGAAGCGTTGTCGGAGAAGGTCATGCGAGCCGCGAACGCCATCGAGGTGAACCTGCACTCGAACCGCTCCGACGCGGATCGACCGTCAGTTTGA
- a CDS encoding amidohydrolase family protein yields the protein MLEPDESQPRQETLDQYYVIDGDCHYMESFHDVAEYMEEPWKTKFEGSNFDEKGAKQNLSSFFPFSTGDRQAHGKVTREHSSYPDEPETPERIREGMESIGVDETLLISHLILAGAGTTADDDRQSAFAKAYVEYMREEVLDPDDGIHGLAPIPYGDLEASHEILDRVGDDDAYVGACFVTAGATPPLGNRKYDPLYERCEELGLPAVFHTGGAGLDEYVRAGYQEMIETHTLGFLESNMSQIVSLVCQGVPEKFPDLDIVFMESGVTYLPGLMTRLDEEYLKRPEEAPLLEKKPGEYISDFYYGTQPLEVSADSSYLEDCFDMIGTDSLLYASDYPHWDYDRPTTVADLPFLSEDEKKQILSENAKEVFGL from the coding sequence ATGCTCGAGCCGGACGAGAGCCAACCGAGACAGGAGACGTTAGACCAGTATTACGTCATCGACGGCGACTGCCACTACATGGAGTCGTTCCACGACGTCGCCGAGTACATGGAGGAGCCCTGGAAGACGAAGTTCGAGGGCAGCAACTTCGACGAGAAGGGGGCGAAACAGAACCTCAGTTCCTTCTTCCCCTTCTCGACCGGCGACCGACAGGCCCACGGGAAGGTCACCCGCGAGCACTCCTCGTACCCCGACGAGCCCGAGACGCCCGAGCGCATCCGCGAGGGAATGGAGTCGATCGGCGTCGACGAGACGCTGCTGATCTCGCATCTGATCCTCGCCGGCGCGGGGACGACCGCGGACGACGACCGTCAGAGCGCGTTCGCGAAGGCCTACGTCGAGTACATGCGGGAGGAGGTCCTCGATCCGGACGACGGGATCCACGGCCTCGCACCGATTCCGTACGGCGACCTCGAGGCGTCCCACGAGATCCTCGACCGGGTCGGGGACGACGACGCCTACGTCGGCGCCTGTTTCGTCACCGCCGGCGCGACCCCGCCGCTGGGCAACCGCAAGTACGACCCGCTCTACGAACGCTGCGAGGAACTGGGTCTTCCGGCGGTGTTCCACACCGGCGGCGCCGGCCTCGACGAGTACGTCCGCGCCGGCTACCAGGAGATGATCGAGACGCACACGCTGGGCTTCCTCGAGTCGAACATGTCCCAGATCGTCAGCCTCGTCTGTCAGGGCGTTCCGGAGAAGTTCCCGGATCTGGACATCGTCTTCATGGAATCGGGCGTCACCTACCTCCCCGGCCTGATGACGCGTCTCGACGAGGAGTACCTCAAGCGGCCCGAGGAGGCGCCGCTGCTCGAGAAGAAGCCCGGCGAGTACATCTCCGACTTCTACTACGGCACGCAGCCGCTGGAGGTGTCGGCCGACTCGAGCTACCTCGAGGACTGCTTCGACATGATCGGGACGGACAGCCTGCTGTACGCCTCGGACTACCCCCACTGGGACTACGACCGGCCGACGACGGTCGCGGACCTCCCCTTCCTCTCCGAGGACGAGAAGAAGCAGATCCTCTCGGAGAACGCCAAGGAGGTGTTCGGTCTGTGA
- a CDS encoding Rieske (2Fe-2S) protein yields the protein MSTAELIEVKPEAEFEDGDRELVEVNGAQVGVLRVDGEFYAVRNRCLHDCGPVASGKVGRKLVGEFVEPGKRVEKDYADDEKIISCPWHGWSYDLETGEQLADDDIVLPTYDVVLEDGVVYVDGQRS from the coding sequence GTGAGCACCGCGGAACTGATCGAGGTGAAACCCGAAGCCGAGTTCGAGGACGGCGACCGCGAACTCGTCGAGGTAAACGGCGCGCAGGTCGGCGTCCTCCGGGTCGACGGGGAGTTCTACGCGGTCCGGAACCGATGTCTCCACGACTGCGGGCCGGTCGCGAGCGGCAAAGTCGGCCGGAAACTCGTCGGCGAGTTCGTCGAACCGGGTAAGCGCGTCGAGAAGGATTACGCCGACGACGAGAAGATCATCTCCTGTCCGTGGCACGGCTGGTCGTACGACCTCGAGACGGGCGAACAGCTCGCCGACGACGACATCGTCCTGCCGACCTACGACGTCGTCCTCGAGGACGGCGTCGTCTACGTGGACGGCCAGCGGTCCTGA
- a CDS encoding YjiH family protein, which translates to MFGSQSWEDDDHISGESVQPEKKSIDDVNLVEKRLQPTAKFVVAFLTGAFFFLFPVQWEGQTTIPLDVLMSLITETSLLTVELFTLAILFAGAILTTVTMLHYMGAITLSERNQRRLQIDYWQTSKPFWAFRVIAIFLAVPMFLGVGPDWLVAGPVSATAWDVLMITIVLVIPLGGIFVNLLAELGGLQFIGTLAQPIMRPLFNLPGRSALDSAASWLGSFSIGYYLTRNVFDRGGYNKREVFVICTCFATANLGTVGAVAAVLDVLHIFPVLILLYLIATLIVAAILVRIPPLSTIPEEYIAEPDPEPMFTGSVTDYFRFAFNEGVRTAEEGKSIPRAAVDGFVDGTKLTAMILGTVLTIATSVLLLEAYTDVFAYLAGPFVPLMTILGIPDPQTAATAVIVGGAEYFIGATLVVEADLLTQVFVVIVTSSQAIFFAASAPMMVDMFDDVPMRFRDLGILLVLRTALLVPIAAGLTHGAAAVGLI; encoded by the coding sequence ATGTTCGGCAGTCAAAGCTGGGAGGATGACGATCACATCTCGGGAGAGTCCGTACAACCCGAGAAAAAGTCGATCGACGACGTGAACCTCGTCGAAAAACGCCTTCAGCCGACGGCGAAATTCGTCGTCGCCTTTCTGACCGGCGCGTTCTTCTTCCTCTTCCCGGTGCAGTGGGAAGGCCAGACGACGATCCCGCTCGACGTCCTGATGTCGCTCATCACGGAGACGTCGTTGCTCACCGTCGAACTGTTCACGCTGGCGATCCTGTTCGCCGGCGCGATCCTGACGACGGTCACGATGCTCCACTACATGGGCGCGATCACGCTGAGCGAACGCAATCAACGGCGACTCCAGATCGATTACTGGCAGACCTCGAAGCCGTTCTGGGCGTTCCGCGTGATCGCGATCTTCCTCGCCGTCCCGATGTTCCTCGGAGTCGGTCCCGACTGGCTGGTCGCGGGTCCCGTCTCGGCAACCGCCTGGGACGTGCTCATGATCACGATCGTACTCGTGATTCCCCTCGGCGGCATCTTCGTCAATCTGCTCGCCGAACTCGGCGGCCTCCAGTTCATCGGCACGCTGGCCCAGCCGATCATGCGTCCGCTGTTCAATCTGCCCGGTCGATCGGCCCTCGACAGCGCCGCGTCGTGGCTCGGTTCGTTCAGCATCGGCTACTACCTCACGCGGAACGTCTTCGACCGCGGCGGCTACAACAAGCGCGAGGTGTTCGTGATCTGCACCTGTTTCGCCACCGCTAACCTCGGGACGGTCGGCGCGGTCGCCGCCGTGCTCGACGTGCTCCACATCTTCCCGGTCCTCATCCTGCTGTACCTGATCGCGACGCTCATCGTCGCCGCGATCCTCGTCCGGATCCCGCCGCTCTCGACGATCCCCGAGGAGTACATCGCCGAACCCGATCCGGAGCCGATGTTCACCGGGTCCGTCACCGACTACTTCCGATTCGCCTTCAACGAGGGCGTCAGAACCGCGGAAGAGGGGAAATCGATCCCCCGCGCGGCGGTCGACGGCTTCGTCGACGGCACGAAACTCACCGCGATGATCCTCGGAACGGTGCTGACGATCGCGACGTCCGTGCTCCTGCTCGAGGCGTACACGGACGTCTTCGCGTACCTCGCGGGGCCGTTCGTTCCCCTGATGACGATCCTCGGAATTCCGGACCCGCAGACGGCCGCGACGGCGGTCATCGTCGGCGGTGCCGAGTACTTCATCGGAGCGACGCTCGTCGTCGAAGCCGACCTCCTCACGCAGGTGTTCGTCGTGATCGTCACCAGTTCGCAGGCGATCTTCTTCGCCGCGTCGGCGCCGATGATGGTCGACATGTTCGACGACGTGCCCATGCGATTCCGCGATCTCGGCATCCTGCTGGTGCTCCGGACCGCACTGCTCGTTCCCATCGCCGCCGGACTGACTCACGGGGCCGCCGCCGTCGGTCTGATCTAG
- a CDS encoding universal stress protein — protein sequence MKTILLCIDTEVERAREQAASLTALPLETDQVRVVIYHVFRGDDGADAEKLKSVSEATERLEAAGFTVEIDQSSGDAVRNILEMADEIDADVISLAGRKRSPTGKALFGSVTQDVSLKSKRPVLLSTTE from the coding sequence ATGAAAACGATACTCCTCTGCATCGACACTGAGGTCGAACGGGCGAGAGAACAGGCCGCGTCGCTCACCGCGTTGCCACTGGAGACGGATCAGGTCCGCGTAGTCATCTACCACGTCTTCCGAGGCGACGACGGAGCAGACGCCGAGAAACTCAAATCCGTCTCGGAAGCGACCGAGCGACTCGAGGCGGCGGGTTTTACTGTCGAGATCGACCAGTCCAGCGGGGACGCCGTCCGGAACATTCTGGAGATGGCCGACGAAATCGATGCGGACGTGATCAGCCTGGCCGGCCGGAAGCGGTCGCCGACGGGGAAGGCGCTGTTCGGGAGCGTCACCCAGGACGTGTCCCTGAAATCGAAGCGTCCGGTGTTGCTGAGTACGACCGAGTGA
- a CDS encoding DUF3179 domain-containing (seleno)protein, whose product MPTTTDESGDDLAALVADLLVRDADAHADALEAIAATGDDRVVPHLIEVLMIHEIGSNWAQFGFPEVLRDHSPPRYLELPEARWPGVRAALRAVAEPDYDSAYAWVEWETWYSQQAIDPLEGFDEWKLQLYRSYLPPVGRLLDAEPRSFDLQDVRWGNCDPSFLAACNEPDFVPGDAVTADGESNDAEKGGDDGEYERYLQPDDTVFGFTVDDTAYAVPRWVLFPHELANVTVGGTPLSLTYCTLCNAPILYDRRDGDRTLTFSSTGMLLEGNKVMFDEETESLWSQHRGVPIAGDYLASDADLRLDFRPVTRTTWAEWREVHPESLAMDIDTGYDYDYRFYEDNIGFFRHYWNDADAVQPGLETGDGQLPEKTDVYGVTTDGGSTIRVYPVDEIGDDAVETDELGGRSVVVLRDATDDVAVYEAPPTPVERDGDALVADDGTRWRITREALVSEADGSERPRVSGRHGLFFAFRSQYDAVEVGPN is encoded by the coding sequence ATGCCAACCACTACCGACGAGAGCGGCGACGACCTCGCGGCCCTCGTCGCGGACCTCCTGGTACGCGACGCGGACGCCCACGCGGACGCGCTCGAGGCCATCGCCGCGACGGGCGACGACCGCGTCGTGCCCCACCTGATCGAGGTGCTGATGATCCACGAGATCGGGAGCAACTGGGCCCAGTTCGGTTTCCCGGAAGTCCTGCGGGACCACAGCCCGCCCCGGTACCTCGAGTTGCCGGAGGCCCGCTGGCCGGGCGTCCGGGCGGCCCTCCGGGCCGTCGCCGAACCCGATTACGACTCGGCGTACGCGTGGGTCGAGTGGGAGACGTGGTACTCCCAGCAGGCGATCGACCCCCTCGAGGGGTTCGACGAGTGGAAACTGCAACTGTACCGCTCGTACCTTCCGCCGGTGGGACGCCTGCTCGACGCCGAGCCGCGGTCGTTCGACCTGCAGGACGTTCGCTGGGGGAACTGCGATCCCTCCTTCCTCGCCGCGTGTAACGAACCGGACTTCGTTCCCGGCGACGCCGTCACGGCGGACGGCGAGAGCAATGACGCCGAGAAGGGGGGAGACGACGGCGAGTACGAACGGTACCTCCAGCCGGACGACACCGTCTTCGGCTTCACCGTCGACGACACCGCTTACGCCGTGCCCCGGTGGGTGCTCTTCCCCCACGAACTCGCGAACGTCACGGTCGGGGGGACGCCGCTCTCGCTCACCTACTGTACGCTCTGTAACGCGCCGATCCTGTACGATCGGCGCGACGGCGACCGAACGCTGACGTTCTCGAGTACGGGGATGCTCCTCGAGGGGAACAAGGTCATGTTCGACGAGGAGACGGAGAGCCTCTGGAGCCAACACCGCGGCGTCCCCATCGCGGGTGACTACCTCGCCAGCGACGCCGATCTGCGACTCGATTTCCGCCCCGTCACGCGGACGACGTGGGCCGAGTGGCGCGAGGTCCACCCCGAGAGCCTCGCGATGGATATCGACACCGGCTACGACTACGACTACCGGTTCTACGAGGACAACATCGGCTTCTTCCGCCACTACTGGAACGACGCGGACGCCGTCCAGCCGGGCCTCGAGACCGGCGACGGCCAACTCCCGGAGAAGACGGACGTCTACGGCGTGACGACCGACGGGGGATCGACGATCCGGGTCTACCCCGTCGACGAAATCGGCGACGACGCCGTCGAGACCGACGAACTAGGCGGACGATCGGTCGTCGTGCTCCGGGACGCGACGGACGACGTCGCCGTCTACGAGGCGCCGCCGACGCCGGTCGAGCGCGACGGCGACGCCCTCGTCGCCGACGACGGGACGCGCTGGCGGATCACGCGCGAGGCGCTCGTCAGCGAGGCCGACGGGTCGGAGCGGCCGCGAGTATCGGGCCGCCACGGCCTGTTCTTCGCGTTCCGGTCGCAGTACGACGCCGTCGAGGTCGGGCCGAACTGA
- a CDS encoding acyl-CoA thioesterase gives MSFTRTWTVRFSDTDPFGIAHYPRMIDAVHETSDMFMEEIGWPFWELTEEHGVGLPLVSMDFDFEGQVGGGDEVEIELETDVGNSSVQFHYRATHDGEAVFSGTEYRVCVPVDGDSGVPIPDDLRDALENGA, from the coding sequence ATGAGTTTCACGCGAACCTGGACCGTCCGGTTTTCGGACACCGACCCGTTCGGCATCGCCCACTATCCGCGGATGATCGACGCGGTCCACGAGACCTCGGACATGTTCATGGAAGAGATCGGCTGGCCGTTCTGGGAACTGACCGAGGAGCACGGCGTCGGACTCCCACTCGTCTCGATGGACTTCGACTTCGAAGGGCAGGTCGGCGGCGGCGACGAGGTCGAGATCGAACTCGAGACGGACGTCGGGAACTCGAGCGTCCAGTTTCACTACCGGGCGACCCACGACGGCGAGGCGGTCTTCAGCGGGACCGAGTACCGCGTCTGCGTCCCCGTCGACGGCGACAGCGGCGTCCCCATCCCCGACGACCTGCGCGACGCGCTGGAAAACGGCGCCTAG
- a CDS encoding FAD-binding and (Fe-S)-binding domain-containing protein produces the protein MTARSNTPLDVDEEPETDDRAAYDYVSEDIERPDLVAALRERIDGDVRFDTYTRQLYATDASAYEETPIGVVFPTSTADVASVVSYCAEHEIPVLPRGGGTSLAGQAINEAVVLDFTRHMNGIVSVDADDRRARVQSGVILEELNAELAPHGLKFAPDPAAGNRSVIGGAIGNNSTGAHSLKYGKTDAYVEECEVVLADGTVATLGEIAVDELRERADPEGDLLERVSAEVVRIIDEEADEVRDRFPNLKRNVSGYNLDMLVDEAESGTVNLARLLAGSEGTLAVVTEAEVSLEPVPETKAVSLLFYESVLEAVTDVQHVLAHDPAAVELIDDVLIELARETAEFEDIAALVPDGSQAALLVEFYADDDDHGRERTAGLLADRVPGTDSDASPPEDRPDVDEVYAFEGLEAHAAASREKFWKLRKAGLPILLSRTSDEKHISFIEDCAIPPEHLSEFVERFQSLLVEKDRDVDAAFYAHAGPGVLHVRPLVNTKATRDREDMVDIADAVTDMVVEFGGSVSGEHGDGRARTQWNRKLYGDELWATFRDLKTAFDPDWLLNPGNVCGDHDMTENLRYDDDYEYEAGFEPSLNWDNENGMQGMVELCHGCGGCRGEQETTGGVMCPTYRAAEEEITATRGRANLLRQAMSGDLPDDPTDDEFVDEVLDLCIGCKGCARDCPSEVDMAKLKTEVMHARHQEEGASLRDKLFANFDRLAPLGSALAPISNAVQSLPGAETIAEKTVGIARERSLPEFHRETVQDWFERRGGSRVPESEAERKAVFFVDTYTNYSHPAVGKATVRVLEAAGVRVDLARRTDSGRPALSKGFVDQARETMRSNVAELRPRADDGWDVVLAEPSDAVMFQSDALDLLSGDAVESVAANAYGVCEYLDTFRLGENVDWAAPGESVAYHGHCHQKAVKKDHHAVGVLRRAGYGVDPLDSGCCGMAGSFGYEAEHYSLSQSIGDILVGQIEDSEATVVTAPGTSCRTQLGDKRLEPVPAESSLAGSDLDGDEPPTPIELLAHALPRSR, from the coding sequence ATGACTGCGCGCTCTAACACACCGCTCGACGTCGACGAGGAGCCGGAAACCGACGACCGGGCGGCGTACGATTACGTCTCCGAAGATATCGAGCGGCCGGATCTGGTCGCCGCCCTCCGCGAGCGGATCGACGGCGACGTCCGGTTCGACACCTACACCCGACAGCTGTACGCGACGGACGCCAGCGCGTACGAGGAGACGCCGATCGGGGTCGTCTTCCCGACGTCGACCGCGGACGTCGCGAGCGTCGTCTCCTACTGCGCCGAGCACGAGATTCCCGTCCTCCCGCGTGGCGGCGGGACGAGTCTCGCCGGGCAGGCGATCAACGAGGCCGTCGTCCTCGATTTCACCCGCCACATGAACGGAATCGTCTCGGTCGACGCCGACGACCGGCGAGCCCGCGTCCAGTCGGGGGTCATCCTCGAAGAACTCAACGCCGAACTGGCGCCCCACGGGCTGAAGTTCGCGCCGGACCCGGCCGCCGGCAACCGCAGCGTCATCGGCGGCGCGATCGGCAACAACTCGACGGGTGCCCACTCGCTGAAGTACGGCAAGACCGACGCCTACGTCGAGGAGTGCGAGGTCGTCCTCGCCGACGGGACCGTCGCGACGCTCGGCGAAATCGCGGTCGACGAGTTGCGCGAGCGAGCCGACCCCGAGGGTGACCTCCTCGAGCGCGTCTCCGCCGAAGTCGTCCGCATCATCGACGAGGAGGCCGACGAGGTCCGCGACCGGTTTCCTAATCTGAAACGCAACGTTTCGGGCTACAACCTCGACATGCTCGTCGACGAGGCCGAGAGCGGGACCGTCAACCTCGCGCGCCTGCTGGCCGGCAGCGAGGGGACGCTCGCCGTCGTCACCGAGGCCGAGGTGTCCCTCGAGCCCGTTCCCGAGACGAAGGCGGTCTCCCTGCTGTTCTACGAGAGCGTCCTCGAGGCCGTGACGGACGTCCAGCACGTCCTCGCACACGACCCCGCGGCGGTCGAACTGATCGACGACGTGCTCATCGAACTGGCCCGCGAGACCGCGGAGTTCGAGGACATCGCGGCGCTCGTTCCCGACGGCTCGCAGGCAGCGTTGCTCGTCGAGTTCTACGCCGATGACGACGACCACGGGCGCGAACGAACGGCCGGACTCCTCGCCGATCGGGTCCCCGGAACGGACAGCGACGCGTCCCCGCCCGAGGACCGGCCCGACGTCGACGAAGTCTACGCCTTCGAGGGGCTCGAGGCCCACGCGGCCGCGTCTCGCGAGAAGTTCTGGAAGCTCCGGAAGGCCGGCCTCCCGATCCTCTTGTCTCGCACCTCCGACGAGAAGCACATCAGCTTCATCGAGGACTGCGCCATCCCGCCGGAGCACCTCTCCGAGTTCGTCGAGCGGTTCCAGTCGCTGCTCGTCGAGAAGGATCGGGACGTCGACGCGGCCTTCTACGCCCACGCGGGCCCGGGCGTCCTGCACGTTCGCCCACTGGTGAACACGAAGGCGACCCGCGACCGCGAGGACATGGTCGACATCGCCGACGCGGTGACGGACATGGTCGTCGAGTTCGGCGGCTCGGTCTCGGGCGAACACGGCGACGGCCGCGCCCGCACCCAGTGGAACCGGAAGCTCTACGGCGACGAGCTCTGGGCGACGTTCCGGGACCTCAAGACGGCGTTCGACCCCGACTGGCTGCTGAATCCCGGCAACGTCTGCGGCGACCACGACATGACGGAGAACCTCCGGTATGACGACGACTACGAATACGAGGCCGGATTCGAGCCGTCGCTGAACTGGGACAACGAGAACGGCATGCAGGGGATGGTCGAACTCTGCCACGGCTGTGGCGGCTGTCGGGGCGAGCAGGAGACCACCGGCGGCGTGATGTGTCCGACCTACCGCGCCGCGGAGGAGGAGATCACGGCCACGCGCGGCCGCGCGAACCTGCTCCGGCAGGCCATGAGCGGCGACCTGCCCGACGACCCCACCGACGACGAGTTCGTCGACGAGGTGCTCGACCTCTGTATCGGCTGCAAGGGCTGTGCGCGGGACTGCCCGAGCGAGGTCGACATGGCGAAGCTCAAGACGGAGGTCATGCACGCCCGCCATCAGGAGGAGGGCGCGAGCCTCCGCGACAAACTGTTCGCCAACTTCGACCGACTGGCACCGCTCGGCAGCGCGCTGGCGCCGATATCGAACGCCGTCCAGTCGCTCCCGGGCGCCGAGACCATCGCAGAGAAGACCGTCGGCATCGCGCGCGAACGATCGCTGCCGGAGTTCCACCGCGAGACGGTCCAGGACTGGTTCGAGAGGCGAGGCGGCTCCCGCGTTCCTGAGTCCGAAGCCGAACGGAAGGCCGTCTTCTTCGTCGACACCTACACCAACTACAGCCATCCCGCCGTCGGGAAGGCGACGGTTCGGGTCCTCGAGGCCGCGGGCGTCCGCGTCGACCTCGCGAGGCGGACCGACAGCGGCCGGCCGGCGCTCTCGAAGGGGTTCGTCGACCAGGCCCGCGAGACGATGCGCTCGAACGTGGCCGAACTCCGGCCCCGCGCCGACGACGGCTGGGACGTCGTCCTCGCGGAGCCCTCCGACGCGGTGATGTTCCAGTCCGACGCGCTGGACCTGCTGTCGGGCGACGCCGTCGAGTCGGTCGCCGCCAACGCGTACGGCGTCTGCGAGTACCTCGACACGTTCCGCCTCGGCGAGAACGTCGACTGGGCGGCGCCGGGCGAGTCGGTGGCCTACCACGGCCACTGCCACCAGAAGGCCGTCAAGAAGGACCACCACGCCGTCGGCGTCCTCCGGCGTGCGGGCTACGGAGTCGACCCGCTCGACTCGGGCTGCTGCGGTATGGCCGGCAGCTTCGGCTACGAGGCCGAACACTACTCGCTCAGCCAGTCGATCGGCGACATCCTGGTCGGCCAGATCGAGGACAGCGAGGCGACCGTCGTCACCGCGCCGGGAACCTCCTGTCGGACCCAGCTCGGCGACAAACGCCTCGAGCCGGTCCCCGCCGAGAGCTCGCTCGCCGGGAGCGACCTGGACGGCGACGAGCCGCCGACCCCGATCGAACTGCTCGCCCACGCGCTCCCGCGGTCGCGGTAG